In Brevibacillus brevis, a genomic segment contains:
- a CDS encoding SRPBCC domain-containing protein, with protein sequence MDNNLNQSFEIAITRVFDAPRELVFKAWTELGHFAKWWGPKGVTLEIVKMDARSGGEFLGIQTSPDGNQVMWGKFAYQEVVEPEKVAYIRSFSDEQGNTIRAPFSVSWPLEIMNIITLEDDEGKTVLKLKGCPVNASAEEQDTYKGMAPKLQQDLEATFDKLADYLVSLK encoded by the coding sequence ATGGATAACAATCTGAATCAATCGTTCGAAATTGCAATTACGCGTGTATTCGATGCCCCTCGCGAACTCGTATTTAAAGCATGGACAGAGCTCGGGCATTTCGCGAAATGGTGGGGGCCAAAGGGGGTCACCCTCGAAATCGTTAAAATGGACGCTCGATCAGGTGGCGAGTTTTTAGGTATCCAGACGTCTCCTGACGGAAATCAGGTGATGTGGGGAAAATTTGCATACCAAGAGGTTGTCGAACCTGAGAAAGTGGCTTATATCCGATCCTTTTCTGATGAGCAAGGCAATACGATCCGAGCGCCTTTTAGCGTGAGCTGGCCTCTTGAAATTATGAATATCATAACGCTAGAAGATGACGAAGGTAAAACTGTTTTAAAATTGAAAGGTTGCCCTGTGAACGCTTCAGCTGAGGAACAAGATACCTACAAAGGTATGGCTCCAAAGCTTCAACAAGATCTTGAGGCTACTTTCGATAAACTTGCCGATTATCTTGTCTCCCTGAAATAG
- a CDS encoding VOC family protein, whose amino-acid sequence MKLNHLNLTVTDVNAAREFLEKYFELQTRHTRGNSFAVLSDKDGLVLTLMKGTEAEYPKTFHIGFIQESEEQVNAINRRMKEDGFDVGEPQRAHGWTFYVKAPGGFTVEVLC is encoded by the coding sequence ATGAAACTGAATCATCTCAATCTCACGGTAACTGACGTGAACGCGGCACGCGAGTTTTTGGAAAAGTATTTTGAGCTGCAAACCAGGCATACGCGGGGAAATTCATTCGCTGTGCTCTCCGACAAAGATGGACTCGTGCTGACCTTGATGAAAGGGACGGAAGCAGAATATCCCAAGACTTTTCACATTGGTTTTATTCAGGAAAGTGAAGAGCAAGTAAACGCGATCAATCGACGAATGAAGGAAGATGGTTTCGATGTGGGGGAGCCGCAAAGAGCACATGGATGGACTTTCTACGTGAAAGCCCCTGGCGGATTTACGGTTGAGGTCCTTTGCTGA
- a CDS encoding helix-turn-helix domain-containing protein, translating to MIDELRKIGLSDLEARCYLVLHEDPKISGYEVAKKVSVSRTNVYAALRSLTEKGICRVIESEPILYDAVPIEQLIRLLKSDFEQTTRVLQEQLSAAPKTPPSFYSWQGDKAIETAIRRLVANADKSIVADIWSEDVHWVEEPLLEAEKRGVAVTLISIGECTTSLKHVLIHKRSAEWSTVRARKFSILCDAQSALLGSFGRGLKPTVLETDHPSLIELLQNAFYHDLVMEQMERDFGQELDKKYGKDYESILHPYKEYL from the coding sequence TTGATTGATGAACTTCGAAAAATCGGCTTGTCTGATCTGGAGGCAAGATGCTATCTGGTGCTCCACGAGGACCCGAAGATATCCGGCTATGAGGTTGCCAAAAAAGTATCGGTTTCCCGCACGAATGTGTATGCGGCCCTGCGCTCGTTGACGGAAAAAGGCATATGCCGGGTAATCGAGAGCGAGCCAATCCTCTATGATGCCGTCCCGATTGAACAGCTGATCCGTTTGTTGAAATCCGATTTCGAGCAAACAACGCGTGTTCTGCAGGAGCAATTGAGTGCTGCTCCAAAGACGCCGCCCTCTTTTTACAGCTGGCAAGGCGACAAAGCGATCGAAACGGCCATTCGGCGATTGGTTGCCAATGCGGACAAAAGCATCGTAGCAGATATTTGGTCAGAAGACGTGCATTGGGTGGAAGAGCCTCTTTTGGAAGCGGAAAAGCGCGGGGTTGCCGTTACGCTAATCTCTATCGGGGAATGTACGACAAGCTTGAAACATGTGTTGATCCACAAAAGAAGCGCAGAATGGAGTACCGTTCGCGCGCGGAAATTTTCGATTTTGTGTGATGCCCAGTCTGCACTGCTCGGCAGCTTTGGAAGAGGCCTCAAACCGACTGTGCTGGAAACAGATCATCCCTCTCTCATCGAGCTCTTGCAAAATGCGTTCTACCATGACCTCGTCATGGAGCAAATGGAGCGGGATTTCGGCCAAGAGCTGGATAAAAAGTACGGGAAAGATTATGAGAGCATTCTTCATCCGTACAAGGAATACTTGTAA
- a CDS encoding amidohydrolase family protein: protein MTNAFWLTNVRLDAGFETGPDGVDHTVTELAHLLIEDGRIVRIESAANPPSTPLPIQNANGLLALPSFAEMHNHLDKTYAGAAWKSCLPPKKLIDRLQFEEREMPLLTGTTKQRAQAMLSWLLAGGATHVRTHVNIDPFVGLKNLEGVREALESYSDKLTYEIVAFPQQGLLRTKASQLMRQAMREGATLVGGLDPAGIDNELEGSLREMMDIAIEADADVDIHLHDPGTLGFYTIKRILDLTEEAGWKNRMAISHAFALGDVAPEESAEMAERLARNGVQIMTTVPINRPMPPVPILHEKGVRVALGYDGFYDSWSPYGTGDMLEKLNRLVERYRWVDERSLVQSLFFITGGKTTLDKEGNRAWPKVGDEASIVFAEASCSAEAVARRSRRPAVMFKGKIVLGGLEDITHRSFGGGKEIAAT from the coding sequence ATGACGAATGCTTTTTGGCTCACCAATGTACGCCTGGACGCCGGATTCGAGACGGGACCGGATGGAGTCGATCATACGGTCACGGAGCTGGCCCATCTGCTCATTGAAGATGGCCGTATCGTCCGTATCGAGTCGGCAGCCAATCCGCCGTCTACTCCCCTCCCCATCCAGAATGCAAACGGCCTGCTTGCGCTGCCATCGTTTGCAGAAATGCACAACCACCTGGACAAGACGTACGCTGGGGCAGCGTGGAAATCATGTCTGCCGCCGAAAAAGCTGATCGATCGGCTGCAATTCGAGGAGAGAGAAATGCCCTTGTTGACGGGCACGACAAAACAGCGGGCACAGGCCATGCTCTCCTGGCTGCTCGCAGGCGGTGCCACCCATGTGCGGACACACGTGAACATCGACCCGTTCGTTGGCCTGAAAAACCTCGAAGGCGTACGCGAAGCCCTCGAGTCTTACAGTGACAAGCTTACCTACGAGATCGTGGCCTTTCCCCAGCAAGGACTGCTTCGGACGAAAGCGAGCCAGCTGATGAGACAGGCCATGCGCGAAGGCGCGACCCTCGTGGGCGGTCTGGACCCTGCTGGAATCGACAATGAACTGGAAGGGTCCCTGCGCGAAATGATGGACATCGCGATCGAAGCCGATGCGGACGTCGACATCCATCTGCACGACCCGGGAACGCTCGGCTTTTATACGATCAAGCGGATCCTCGACCTGACCGAGGAAGCGGGCTGGAAAAACCGGATGGCGATCAGCCATGCCTTCGCTTTGGGAGACGTGGCCCCCGAAGAGAGCGCGGAGATGGCGGAGCGTCTCGCGCGAAACGGCGTGCAAATCATGACCACGGTCCCCATCAATCGACCGATGCCTCCCGTGCCGATCCTGCATGAAAAAGGAGTCAGGGTCGCTTTGGGCTACGACGGGTTCTACGACTCCTGGTCGCCATACGGCACTGGCGACATGCTGGAAAAGCTGAACCGTCTGGTCGAGCGGTATCGCTGGGTGGATGAGCGCTCTCTCGTGCAGTCCCTGTTTTTCATCACGGGTGGAAAAACGACGCTGGACAAGGAAGGCAACCGCGCATGGCCGAAGGTAGGCGATGAGGCGAGCATCGTCTTTGCAGAGGCCAGCTGCTCGGCTGAAGCGGTAGCCAGACGATCCCGCCGTCCCGCGGTCATGTTTAAAGGGAAGATTGTGCTCGGGGGGTTGGAGGACATCACTCACCGCTCTTTTGGCGGCGGGAAGGAAATCGCAGCAACGTAA